The following proteins come from a genomic window of Salvia hispanica cultivar TCC Black 2014 chromosome 4, UniMelb_Shisp_WGS_1.0, whole genome shotgun sequence:
- the LOC125217616 gene encoding elongin-C-like, producing the protein MKKEDTVMLISAEGFEFVIDKKAAMVSQTIRNMLTSPGGFSETEHGKVTFPEISTTILEKICQYFYWSLQYASGKETEFHIEPELTLELMMAANYLHT; encoded by the exons ATGAAGAAGGAAGATACAGTCATGCTGATCAGCGCTGAGGGTTTCGAATTTGTCATCGACAAGAAGGCGGCTATGGTTTCTCAGACGATCCGCAATATGCTCACTTCTCCAG GTGGTTTTTCCGAAACGGAGCACGGAAAGGTGACTTTTCCGGAGATAAGCACAACTATTCTGGAGAAGATCTGCCAATACTTTTATTGGTCTCTTCAATATGCTAG TGGCAAGGAGACTGAGTTCCACATTGAACCTGAGCTCACGCTGGAACTTATGATGGCCGCTAATTACCTACACACCTAA
- the LOC125223630 gene encoding clathrin interactor EPSIN 1 yields MSMLGSTILKMNPKPTFHDFKKQASFILKEKIKTARLALTDVTPAQLLAEEATNGDPGGPDTQALKMISKAAFEVDDYWRIVEILHKRLVRFDKRNWRASYKALIVLEYLLTHGPESVAQEFQKERDVITEIGRFQHVDEKGFNWGLNVRRKCDRILRLLENGPLLKEERDKARKISRGIEGFGSFCIRTSSTHQESLSKTFERCNSQFNNGDVSTLASSDSDLVNTRTDDPSPGLSKESSIAESYGIQNNIFGETSKPMLDEQRSELSAIDTKTSVEDLHPFDETEHLASQSLL; encoded by the exons ATGTCAATGCTAGGAAGCACAATATTGAAGATGAACCCAAAACCTACATTTCATGATTTCAAGAAACAAGCTTCGTTTATACTCAAGGAGAAGATCAAAACTGCCCGTTTGGCCCTCACCGATGTCACACCAGCCCAGTT ATTGGCTGAGGAAGCTACCAACGGTGATCCGGGCGGGCCGGATACCCAAGCACTTAAGATGATATCGAAAGCGGCTTTTGAAGTCGATGATTATTGGAGAATCGTGGAAATTCTGCATAAAAG atTGGTAAGATTTGATAAGAGAAATTGGAGGGCTTCTTACAAAGCTTTGATTGTACTAGAATACTTGTTGACTCATGGGCCTGAGAGTGTTGCACAAGAGTTTCAAAAGGAAAGAGATGTTATTACAGAAATAGGACGCTTTCAACATGTTGATGAAAAGGG ATTTAATTGGGGTTTGAATGTGAGGAGGAAATGCGATAGAATATTGAGGTTGCTTGAAAATGGGCCTCTTCTTAAAGAGGAGAGAGACAAGGCTAGAAAGATATCAAGAGGGATTGAAGGATTTGGTAGCTTCTGCATTAGAACTTCATCAACTCATCAAGAATCATTATCAAAAACATTTGAAAGATGCAATTCTCAGTTCAATAATGGAGATGTTTCCACACTCGCCTCATCTGATAGCGACCTCGTTAACACAAGGACAGACGATCCATCTCCGGGTTTGAGCAAAGAAAGTTCGATAGCTGAATCATATGGTATccagaataatatttttggggAGACGTCTAAGCCCATGTTAGATGAACAGAGGAGTGAGTTGTCTGCGATAGATACAAAAACATCGGTTGAAGACCTTCATCCGTTCGATGAAACAGAACACCTAGCGTCCCAGTCACTGCTTTAA
- the LOC125185313 gene encoding putative E3 ubiquitin-protein ligase XBAT31, producing the protein MGQGMSCSSSEEQGLFSAVQLGDLEMFEAILKRDSSLIHHSTVYDRNSPLHIAAANGQIEILSLLLDRSVKPDVLNRHKQTPLMLAAMHGKISCVEKLIEAGANILMFDTLNGRTCLHYSAYYGHSDCLEAILSAARASHVSASWGYSRFVNIRDSKGATPLHLAARQRRPQCVHILLDNGALVCASTGGYSFPGSTPLHLAARGGSLDCIRELLAWGADRLQRDASGRIPYVVASRYRHGACAALLNPSSAEPLVWPSPLKFISELNQEAKALLEQALMEANREREKIILKGTVYSHPSPSASDSGLDDDISEASETDLCCICFDQVCTIEVQGCGHRMCAQCTLALCCHNKPKPTTSCPTVPVCPFCRSDIVKLVVAKLRDENDIERDINASKPRKSWRSRNLSEGSSSFKSLSAVGSFGKMSRGSGRIAAEDELLDKPLNLET; encoded by the exons ATGGGTCAGGGGATGAGCTGCAGCAGCAGTGAGGAGCAAGGGCTGTTCAGTGCAGTGCAGTTGGGGGATTTGGAAATGTTTGAAGCCATTTTGAAAAGGGATTCATCTCTCATTCATCACTCCACTGTTTATGATCGCAACTCTCCTCTGCATATCGCTGCCGCCAATGGCCAGATCGAG ATTCTTTCATTGCTTCTCGATCGATCCGTAAAGCCGGATGTGTTAAATCGGCACAAACAG ACTCCACTGATGCTGGCTGCAATGCATGGCAAGATCTCCTGTGTGGAGAAGCTAATCGAGGCTGGTGCCAAT ATTTTGATGTTTGATACTCTAAATGGAAGAACCTGCTTGCACTATTCGGCCTACTACGGCCATTCTGATTGCCTCGAGGCCATTCTATCCGCTGCTCGAGCCTCCCATGTCTCAGCTTCGTG GGGATACTCTCGTTTCGTGAACATTAGGGATAGCAAAGGGGCAACTCCGTTGCACTTGGCAGCGCGTCAAAGACGCCCTCAGTGTGTTCATATCTTGTTGGATAATGGAGCCCTTGTCTGTGCCTCGACTGGTGGATATAG CTTTCCTGGTAGTACTCCACTTCATTTGGCTGCAAGAGGTGGTTCTCTTGATTGTATCAGAGAATTGCTGGCCTGGGGCGCTGATCGACTGCAGAGAGATGCCTCAGG GAGAATACCGTATGTGGTGGCTTCAAGGTATCGCCATGGAGCATGTGCAGCTCTTCTGAACCCTTCCTCAGCAGAGCCTCTTGTTTGGCCGTCGCCTCTAAAATTCATCAGTGAACTCAATCAGGAGGCAAAAGCTCTATTAGAGCAAGCCTTGATGGAGGCCAacagagaaagagaaaagatcATCTTGAAGGGAACAGTGTACTCTCACCCGTCTCCATCAGCATCCGACTCTGGACTTGATGATGATATATCTGAG GCAAGCGAAACAGATCTTTGCTGCATATGCTTCGATCAAGTTTGCACAATCGAGGTTCAAGGATGTGGACACCGAATGTGTGCACAGTGCACGCTTGCCTTGTGTTGCCACAATAAGCCCAAACCAACAACCTCTTGCCCTACTGTGCCGGTTTGCCCCTTCTGCAGGAGCGATATTGTCAAGCTCGTCGTGGCTAAGCTCAGAGACGAGAATGACATTGAGCGTGACATCAATGCCTCAAAGCCACGCAAGTCTTGGAGGTCGAGAAATTTGAGCGAGGGAAGCAGCAGCTTCAAGAGCTTATCTGCAGTGGGCTCGTTTGGCAAGATGAGCCGCGGATCTGGTAGGATTGCTGCTGAGGACGAGCTTCTTGATAAGCCGTTGAACCTTGAAACGTAG
- the LOC125218517 gene encoding fasciclin-like arabinogalactan protein 4, translating to MAISIFISNFAPITLLYFLLLPSPISSLNITLLLSSYPSFSAFNSLLSSTGIASDLTSRSSLTLLAVPNSLLHSPSAPNIADVLRYHVLLEYLSLPDLRRIPPAGKLVATLLQTTGRAAANSGSVNITVDSSSASITFHSPASTATLLSPIKTLPYNISILSLNSLLLPASPDLAASETRAPLGLNITTTLINGHDFNVAAAMLAASGVISEFEADEGGAGITMFVPTDEAFADLPPSAKFQSLPADRKAAVLRFHVLHSYYPLGSLESIVNPVQPTLATEQNGAGSFTLNISRVNGSVGIDTGIVQASVTQTVFDQNPIAIFGVSRVLLPREFFGRDPIEIYKPSVGGAPPPDIAMSPENYDPANRLSAAAAGGGVGILWIFWGLWCTGIFLLSYRLN from the coding sequence ATGGCTATctcaattttcatttccaaTTTTGCCCCTATAACCCTCCTCTATTTCCTCCTCCTACCCTCCCCCATTTCCTCCCTCAACATCACCCTCCTCCTCTCCTCCTACCCTTCCTTCTCCGCCTTCAATTCCCTCCTCTCCTCCACCGGCATCGCCTCCGATCTCACCTCCCGCTCCTCCCTCACCCTCCTCGCCGTCCCCAACTCCCTCCTCCACTCCCCCTCCGCCCCCAACATCGCCGACGTCCTCCGCTACCACGTCCTCCTCGAATACCTCTCCCTCCCCGACCTCCGTCGCATCCCTCCCGCCGGCAAGCTCGTCGCCACGCTCCTTCAAACCACGGGGCGCGCCGCGGCCAATTCAGGCTCCGTCAACATCACCGTCGACTCCTCCTCCGCCTCAATTACATTCCACTCCCCTGCCTCCACCGCCACCCTCCTCTCCCCAATCAAAACCCTACCTTACAACATCTCCATCCTCTCCCTCAATTCGCTCCTCCTCCCCGCCAGTCCCGATCTCGCAGCCTCGGAGACGCGCGCCCCGCTCGGCCTCAACATCACCACCACGCTCATCAACGGCCACGATTTCAACGTCGCGGCGGCAATGCTCGCCGCGTCGGGGGTGATTTCGGAATTCGAGGCGGACGAAGGCGGCGCCGGGATCACGATGTTCGTCCCCACCGACGAGGCCTTCGCTGACCTCCCGCCCTCGGCCAAATTCCAGTCGCTGCCGGCGGATCGGAAGGCGGCGGTGCTCAGATTCCACGTGCTCCACTCCTACTACCCGCTCGGATCGCTGGAGTCGATCGTGAACCCGGTCCAGCCCACGCTCGCCACGGAGCAGAACGGGGCGGGTAGCTTCACCCTCAACATCTCCCGGGTTAACGGATCCGTTGGAATCGACACCGGAATCGTGCAGGCGTCGGTGACGCAGACGGTTTTCGATCAGAACCCTATCGCAATTTTCGGGGTTTCGAGAGTGCTGTTGCCGCGGGAATTTTTCGGGAGGGATCCGATCGAGATCTACAAGCCTAGTGTCGGCGGAGCTCCGCCGCCTGATATTGCGATGTCACCGGAGAATTACGATCCGGCAAATCGATtgtcggcggcggcggcgggcggAGGAGTGGGGATTTTGTGGATATTTTGGGGTTTGTGGTGTACAGGAATATTTTTACTTTCATATCggttaaattaa
- the LOC125218254 gene encoding uncharacterized protein LOC125218254, producing the protein MVEPEEEIVHRHNPNWKKPSIITQLLLLVVMGLASGEIVQESRWGQGFGASFCILQHSFFLGCLHICGSPSIMLLVPGFLTHHSCADLSFLNSVNEIESQEKKLKVSTSVAHQESPAEEPFTTYRTVRYCRYCKNCVVGPSLSRFWKLCRSTKSCSFYSAHCWFCDIRDFFCIMFFLIYS; encoded by the exons ATGGTAGAACCAGAAGAAGAGATTGTCCATCGCCACAATCCAAATTGGAAAAAACCCTCCATAATTA CACAACTATTGCTCTTAGTTGTGATGGGATTGGCGAGTGGGGAGATTGTGCAAGAGAGCCGCTGGGGTCAGGGCTTCGGCGCCAGCTTTTGTATTCTTCAACACTCTTTCTTTCTGGGATGTTTACATATCTGTGGTTCGCCGAG CATTATGTTATTGGTTCCTGGCTTTTTAACCCATCATTCTTGCGCTGACCTATCTTTCCTGAATTCAGTCAACGAAATCGAATCCCAGGAAAAG AAGTTGAAAGTTTCAACTTCTGTTGCACATCAAGAGTCTCCAGCTGAAGAG CCATTTACAACATACAGGACAGTAAGATATTGCAGGTACTGCAAGAATTGTGTTGTTGGACCATCATTGTCCAGATTTTGGAAACTGTGTAG GTCAACGAAATCATGCTCTTTTTATAGTGCTCATTGTTGGTTTTGTGATATCCGAGACTTCTTTTGTATTATGTTCTTCTTAAT TTACAGCTAA